Proteins encoded within one genomic window of Leucoraja erinacea ecotype New England chromosome 24, Leri_hhj_1, whole genome shotgun sequence:
- the LOC129708666 gene encoding ubiquinol-cytochrome-c reductase complex assembly factor 2 isoform X4, with protein sequence MAVTRYRRFLRLCEEWPLDQSKAGRDLGAFLRQRVALAFREGESTQIADPEKCDQVYDSLARINSAYYKNKYPRLRNTCFTGVTVEECRMVLATDNMKQMEEMKKGAVPLRRPNWRV encoded by the exons ATGGCGGTGACGCGGTACCGGCGGTTCCTCCGCCTGTGCGAGGAATGGCCGCTCGACCAGAGCAAAGCCGGCCGCGACCTGGGCGCCTTCCTGCGGCAGCGCGTGGCGCTGGCCTTCCGCGAGGGGGAGAGCACGCAG ATTGCAGATCCAGAGAAGTGTGACCAGGTGTATGACAGTTTAGCCAGAATCAACTCTGCTTATTACAAAAACAAG TACCCCCGTCTCAGAAACACATGTTTTACTGGTGTGACAGTGGAAGAATGTCGAATGGTTCTTGCAACAG ATAATATGAAACAAATGGAAGAAATGAAGAAAG
- the LOC129708666 gene encoding ubiquinol-cytochrome-c reductase complex assembly factor 2 isoform X2, with product MAVTRYRRFLRLCEEWPLDQSKAGRDLGAFLRQRVALAFREGESTQIADPEKCDQVYDSLARINSAYYKNKYPRLRNTCFTGVTVEECRMVLATDNMKQMEEMKKGMWKKLREKFTGKSENVTKEYV from the exons ATGGCGGTGACGCGGTACCGGCGGTTCCTCCGCCTGTGCGAGGAATGGCCGCTCGACCAGAGCAAAGCCGGCCGCGACCTGGGCGCCTTCCTGCGGCAGCGCGTGGCGCTGGCCTTCCGCGAGGGGGAGAGCACGCAG ATTGCAGATCCAGAGAAGTGTGACCAGGTGTATGACAGTTTAGCCAGAATCAACTCTGCTTATTACAAAAACAAG TACCCCCGTCTCAGAAACACATGTTTTACTGGTGTGACAGTGGAAGAATGTCGAATGGTTCTTGCAACAG ATAATATGAAACAAATGGAAGAAATGAAGAAAGGTATGTGGAAAAAGCTCAGAGAAAAGTTCACAGGGAAATCAGAAAATGTCACCAAGGAATACGTCTAA
- the LOC129708666 gene encoding ubiquinol-cytochrome-c reductase complex assembly factor 2 isoform X5, with protein MAVTRYRRFLRLCEEWPLDQSKAGRDLGAFLRQRVALAFREGESTQIADPEKCDQVYDSLARINSAYYKNKYPRLRNTCFTGVTVEECRMVLATDNMKQMEEMKKVSLQL; from the exons ATGGCGGTGACGCGGTACCGGCGGTTCCTCCGCCTGTGCGAGGAATGGCCGCTCGACCAGAGCAAAGCCGGCCGCGACCTGGGCGCCTTCCTGCGGCAGCGCGTGGCGCTGGCCTTCCGCGAGGGGGAGAGCACGCAG ATTGCAGATCCAGAGAAGTGTGACCAGGTGTATGACAGTTTAGCCAGAATCAACTCTGCTTATTACAAAAACAAG TACCCCCGTCTCAGAAACACATGTTTTACTGGTGTGACAGTGGAAGAATGTCGAATGGTTCTTGCAACAG ATAATATGAAACAAATGGAAGAAATGAAGAAAG TTTCTCTGCAGCTCTAA
- the LOC129708666 gene encoding ubiquinol-cytochrome-c reductase complex assembly factor 2 isoform X3, which produces MAVTRYRRFLRLCEEWPLDQSKAGRDLGAFLRQRVALAFREGESTQIADPEKCDQVYDSLARINSAYYKNKYPRLRNTCFTGVTVEECRMVLATDNMKQMEEMKKALTWHRFRRQFP; this is translated from the exons ATGGCGGTGACGCGGTACCGGCGGTTCCTCCGCCTGTGCGAGGAATGGCCGCTCGACCAGAGCAAAGCCGGCCGCGACCTGGGCGCCTTCCTGCGGCAGCGCGTGGCGCTGGCCTTCCGCGAGGGGGAGAGCACGCAG ATTGCAGATCCAGAGAAGTGTGACCAGGTGTATGACAGTTTAGCCAGAATCAACTCTGCTTATTACAAAAACAAG TACCCCCGTCTCAGAAACACATGTTTTACTGGTGTGACAGTGGAAGAATGTCGAATGGTTCTTGCAACAG ATAATATGAAACAAATGGAAGAAATGAAGAAAG CTCTAACTTGGCACAGATTCAGAAGGCAGTTTCCATGA